GACTCCACTTGGTGATGAGGAGCAGCTTGGACAGACTTTCGTGATAATGGTCACGGACTACTGTGCGGAGCTTCCACAGGAGCTCTTTCTCGTCCTCAAAAAACTCAGTGGAGTTTTTGTTGTCCATGACTTCTTTTAGTTTCATGTACTAAAGAGAGCAAACAAAATATGTGGTCAGCAAGTAACagtaatgtctttattttacctTAAACTTTGTGAGAATtggaaaatgtgaaatttaGAGTCTTACCTCTTCTTTTGTGGCAATAGCTGCATCACCATTCTGCTCCACGTCACCACTTACCTGATAACAGATGAGGATATTTTCACTGACTGTAATACAAATTAAACTTTCACTATGTACTCAAATATAGCCTTTTGAGCATAGGTACCTTTTCCAGTGGTGGGTAATAGAGAGGATGTGGCCGGATATTAGGGAAGCGAATGAGAAGCCCGGCAGCACTGTCCACATTAGGGTTCTTCTCCACTGTTCCCATTGGGTTCAACAGGTCGCTTTTGTCTGTGATAAAACAAATCATACATGAAATGTGCCATTTGGTAAATGCTTTGATCTGCTTAGTAagaaaattataattttcaaTTAACTACCATATCTCTAAAAGTGACAGTGCGTGTTTTACTACCGCTCTTCCAAACCGCGGAAAAAGATTAAATCAATTTAGTGAATAAAACTGAGCATGTCTTGACACCAACCGACAGCTGTGGTTTCCAAATATTAAAAAGGCTTTTATGTGCAttagtaaaaacacataatgtgtaaatatgtggGATTTTGATGGCGCCCTTTTCGTTTTCACTGTGGTGCTGCCAGGCGCCGTGGAGGAGGCTGTTAACATGTGAGGTGTTTTTGAAGAGGAGGAAATGTAAGAATAGAGAAGGCCTGAACGTACCAGGAACAGATGGCCATGTGGACAAGAGGAACTCCCCAGTCTTCAGCTGGTCCTTGTAGTCAAACACCATGGTGTTCACCCAGGCTATGGGGCAGTCCTGAAGAGAGGGACAGGGAGGATTAGATTTGTTTATAGGCTATCTTGAAGACCATCTGCAGGCagtaaaataatgcaaacaggCAGCAGAATGGCGAAGCAGAGAGTACAATAATGTTTAAGCAAAGTTACATTTTGGATTTGATCATCggattaacaaaaatatatataaaaaaatatatatatagggtgttccaaaaaatatatatattatcagaATACATATATTAGGTAGTAATTTGTCCGTCACATTTACcaaaaaagcaaacatacaAAAGATATATTaaggatattttaaatataaaggaTTTTCAACAATAAATCTTAACTGTATTGAATTATTAAACCTCTGTTGTATAAGGTTGAATGCAGCcagctaaaaataaaagagacaatgCACATGTACAAGAATGGCTAAAATAGCTcaacttctgtctgtctgtctgcagaacTTCTCTTCCAGGCAAAAGAAGGGAGAAGTGGCTCAGAAAGCAGAAGTGACCTTGATGCCCATAAACACACCTGGGCACCATGTTTGAGCGAACCTCCAAAACATGTTGCCGCTTCAACACAAGAGAGGCTGAGAgcacagctgcagaaaaaaggGGACTTTATTGTTGTTCACTTTACATgtcagtgtacagtgtgtgtgtgtgtgtgtgtgtgggcgggtGTGTGGAGTCCTTCTCTCAGTGAAGTactactgctgttgttgtttcgTGAATAAAcaggatttaaataaaacaagtaaatgGCACCTTAAACTCAGTGTTCCTCTATTGGCATATTAATAATGTTACTATATATAGTGGCATGATGCAGCATaatcctttttaaatgtatgaatgttattagggctgcaactaatagtaatattttattaatgattaatctgccaattatttttctatgaaatgtcaaaaagtttTTATGAGTAAGTATTTTCCCCAGAGCCCATCATATAAACCGAgataatgttttgcatttttgctcaaatttttttcaattaatcgtgattaaaataattacacagTTTTCAGGCGTCTACTCTAACCTGTCCCCACTACAGGCCTTAAAGATGAGGAGCACATTTTGGggtaaaatgttaaatgggTTGGAGGGTTGTTACTACGAATGGTGACTGTGAGCATGAATTTAGAATTCCTTGAAAATGTCCTTTCCTTTTTGGAGTGATGTACAGATAAAAGCGCTGAAGCGGATGAAACATTAACCGCAGCATTGCCACTGAACACACTTGCACAACCAGACTGAGCAGCAAAACCAACACCCACACAGCACACACGGACTACAAGTACTACACAATAGAGAGGAAACGGATCTGTTTGTGCTTGCTAACAAATTCTCACCCCAAAACGGCTTGAGTTTCTCACATACTCACCgctttcttattcttttttttagtgCCGCGGGGTTTCTTGGCTTTCTCAATGACTGCATAGAGCGCGAAGCACAGGCGGCTCATGCGTGGTAGGTCAGCCACGTTTATGTCAAACTCCAGCTTTTGATCCCATAGTGGCTCAGAGCAAACTGTCACCTCTGAAGTTGTCACCACCTTGCAGAGGAGTTCGCTGCCATGGAACAGACCGGCCTGCACCACAAGCTGGAGGGgggaaacacacatacacagtagtGATTAGAGGACTTCGTGAGGGAGATAGTTTGTGGAAGATTCACAGACTTAAAGAGATGATTCAGAGTTTCCTGTGTCACACAGGCTATGAGTCAAAGGATCTACAGATTCATAACGCGACACCTTTCAATGCTATGCAGAGTCAGtccaaaaatgataaacaacCACCAGAGCCAAAATTCAGTATCGTACGACTGTTAAGCTCCTGTCTTTTGCCAAATCAAGATAGTCTGAATCTATATTCACAAAATATATGAGTGGCTATTCTCCCCCAGGGTTTTATCTAACCTGTGCCTGCCAGCTGCAGACATGACTGGTAATTTTGTCAGAGGACAAATTTGCCATGAGTCATGATGCGCTCTAAGGCAGCCGCCGGAAGTGCACTTACACTTAATAACCAATCTAAACAGTAACATAGTTAGTTATGAAACTGACTCACAAACGCAGACACACATTAACAGACTACCCTACAGCAAATTGTCAAATtggttgaggaaaaaaaaaagaagactgaCAGAAAAAGTGAATATGGAGTTGTACTGGATATTTCTACATGCTTTTGCAAGTAATTTGCAGGGAAGCATCCcttaacaaacattttaacaaacatcTCTCTGCGATAGTAACTAAATGTATTCACCGCCTTCAAAAAAAGAAGTGCACTGAAAGcgagaaaggcagagagagcatgaagtcTGTCAGTTTTCTTAGAATCTAGGCCTCAGAAGGAGATGTCAAAAGCAGATAGGCCCTccccacttcctgttttgaagTTTCAACCAACCGCCTTGATGAATTATGGGAAACGTGTGGTCTGGACCATGTGACCCCCTGTCATTTTCATGACAACCCTGCTGTTCCTACAACTGAAATTGAGATATTGGTAAACAAGTCAATGCCACATTTCATTGAGCATCAAACCCACGCAAAACCACACCAACCTTCATTCCTTCGCCTGCATTGACTCGGCTGCCCTGCAGCAGGTGAATGTAGAAAGGTTCATTGATGGACCACAGAGAGGAGGTATTCTGCTGCAAGGAGTCAGATAAGAGAGGATTTAATTTTTTACCTCCCTTTCTTTCcattaaaaatatgcatttataaCATTCACCAAAGACTAAAGTCATGAAACTGTTGCTACAATTTCCTGTTTGGCAGCATGTCAAAAGATAGACACACAACAATGTACacttaaaagagaaaaaggggaagaaacTGACACCAGTCCTTAAAGTACTTTGATAAAGTCTGAAAATGTTATTGTTCTTTACTGCTCACATTACTAGATTTCATAgataaaagcttaaaaacacacaattcatttGGCCAGTGCAGTTTCAAAGTAGGTAATATGTGCTCTGTGTTAAACTACAGTAAATGCAAGCAAAGGTGTGAGGCTTAAATTATCAACATTGTGTGGCACGGCATGTTTCTAGTGTTCCAAAGTCTGCAGTCTGGTTGAGGAACAACTGTGATGAGcagagggacagaaagagaTGCTGCTCTGTTAATGAGAGACGACAGCCGTCTGCTGAACTCTCACCTTCTTCAGGGGCAGCGGAGGAGGTCTGGACAGGGAGCGACTCTTATATACCTGGCTGCACATTCTGCCCTGCTCCTCCTGATATTTTCTGATGGTGGAGTGGTGCACCATGGTTAGGTAAGGGTTTTGGCCATTTCTCAAACACGAGAATATGTACTGTAAAAGAGGAAAGGGACAGACAATAGGAGGGGAcagagtgttttatttttttcgtaCAGCCATCAGTCAGCTCACCCACAGATATTTCCCAGTGGTCTGATAGCGCTGGTTAAGTCCTGGAGGCTGTTCATTTGCTGTAGGTTAATGCAACCGAAATCTCATTACGTGTGCATGGATGCAGTTCCTTTCTGCAGGGCTGCTAGACAGATATGAGTCACAGCTGCAGGTAGCTGGGGCTTTAAAGTCAAAAGTGGAGTCTGCTGCCACCAAAACCTTGACTCACCCAGACTCTTGATCTGACAATCAATTTAGCTTTCATGGACCAACCGCACAGGGCAAAACTCCCAGGCAGTATGTCGACAAACAacatagaaaagaaaatcaacaagaaaaaaacagctctaGTTCCTATAAAAAGTTTGATTGCGTAATTATTCACCAGTTAAGTATTACACTcctaaaaaaagcaaagataacGTAATGAAGGCAAAGGGagattttaaacaaattaacagtctggttatttaaaaataacaaccaggaggaagaaagaaaatttCCAACACACCGAATATTCGAACATTGACCAATTGCTTAGTGAGTCACAGCTTTCAGGCCAAAAGGAAGCAATTGTGCAATTTTTTTGTTCTGATAAGAGTAGAATTTAGCTTTTTGCTCATCATACGAATTGCTGTTTGGCAAATACAAAACACCACACatcagtaaaaacacacattcacaactTAGAAGCATCATGTTGTGTGGATGCTTCTCTGCAGAAGCTCCTGAAGGTTTGTGACAGTAGAGGGTGAAAAGAATGCGTCAATATACAAAACTATCATTTAGGAAAACCGGCATCAGCCTGAATGAGAACtgggaaaataatcaaatatgaacaaaacaatagaataagaaaaaggTAGCTGTGCAGCTCAAAGATGCCGTAGATGCGGTCACTCACTTTAAACTGGCTCATGGGATGTTTCCCATACATGAACTCCCACCTCCCGTTGACCTGTAAAGTGTAGTCTTCGGGCTCCTGTCGCAATGAGCGAAAGACCGTGGCCTTCTTCTTCAGGGCGCTCTTCATCAGAGCCACTGGGAGGTCTTGAGGGTCCTGCTGCAGCATGAAGCTTTCCTGTAAGAGACACACATTACCAATAAATGAATCAGCTttacagaaagagaaacacacaaaaaagtgtCTTTCATCTTAGTGGATCCTATTCCTGAGAGATGTTTGAGGGTGGTGTTTGTGGCGTGGGAGCGGGATTTCCTAACCCTTTACAACTATGACTCATACAAACTACAACAGCAGATCGACTCACCTCACAAGCCTCAAACTTGACATTGATGAAAATTTTCTTGGTGTTTTTTGACTTCACACTCCTACACTCTGGCGGAGAGCAGCATGGCTCCAGGTCACATGGGAAGCTGTACTCCATCCactgctgccatggcaacatcTGCCTCTCCTGAGCCTTCTCTTCACAAAACGTACGCATCTTTGTCCGGAACTCGTTCACCTCGTGGTTCTTCTGGGCCTCGAACTCATGCAGACCTGTAAAGATCATAATGAAAGCGTCAACAAATACAAGTCTTGTACATTGAGAGGAGTGTTTGCTTTACTGAGCTACCCGAGAGCCGACCATGTTTTTATCAGTTGAAACTCAAAGAAGCATCAACCTACAGCTTTACTGACTGCCTGCACTGAAGCCCAGTGAATGAGTCAAAAGACAATATATTATGAAGTCAAAAATGTTACTGGAACTGGAAAATAGAATTAGCGTTAGTTAGCCTGGTTGTGCTCAAGTTGGCTACATTAGCTCATAGCAAGCGAGTAACTTGTCGACCTTCAAAGATATTGAAGATCATGAATAAAGCGAGTGGGAGACATCCCCCCACCCCGTTTGGAAGTGTTGTGAATGTTATGTGCATGGATTAAAGCAGATTGGGTTACtttgcattatgtttttttctttgctcacATTATATATTCTCACATCTAACAGCCAAATTTAGCATGAGCCTTTGTTTGCTAGGGTGTTCGGAACGTTAGTTGCCAGATCTCCTGATTTGTCTGTGGGAAAAATGCTATTTCTGGGTCAGATTGTTTGGAAGATATGTGGCTTGTGCAAAATGGGTCCAATATTTACTTAGATGATTATGAATTATGGATTATGTCACCACTGATTGTTTAATGTCACACGGAAAACTGCTTACATGAATGTCTGACTGAATAATGTAGTTAAACAGCAATTTGGTCTGAAGTTGCCACTATTGTTTCGTTTCATTATTGgattcaatatattttgtattgataTATTAAATTATCAGAAACTATTAATTCTATGAATATAATCTGTTTGCATTGCTGGCAGTGGTTCAAAGGACTGGAACATGGCTTATGATGATGACAGAGGACTACTTCTGAACTTATACTTACAAACCATACAACTATACCACGAACCACACAAAACCTCTGTATAGCACCTGCTAAGCTCTATTAGAGGAGGATGCTGCTAACCTTTGCCAATTAACAGGCTGATTTGGGTGTTGGTGAGTTTCTCCACCCGGTCGCCCTCCCTCGCCACCAGcctcaaaacacacatgaagGGCCGCACGTCATTTATGCGCCTCGATTCTTCTTCCAGTTCCTCCCTTTCTGCCGTCTGGTTGATGCAGGTGAAGACGTACGCGTCAGGATCACCCAGTGCACTGAACAGGGCCTCGCTGCTGGCATTCTTCCAAACCATCTGAAACAAGAGACACCAGCGATACATGAGGTTGGCAGCGCGGCGTTTATGTCCTGAAGTGTACAGCGTGTACTCTGGGCCTGTCAAATTTATGCTTGACAAGTCATTTAAAACAAGCTTTATCGAAACAGTGATTCAGAACACATAGACCAGTGTCATTACTATTTTCAGAAGTGCTGTGGAAGAATAACATATTTGCCACCACTATGATTTCTCTATTTTTTAAGAATGATAACCAAGTGTGCAAACAATGACCCTGGCAGATAATATTGGAAATACACTTAATCTCTTAAAATTTTAAACGCTTCCAAGAGTGTCATTACTTAACACAGTTAAATCAAACAGCCTGAAGTGGCAGAGCTGTTGGCATAGAAACTGGCACATTCACATTTAACAGCAGATCTGCTCCGGCAGAGAGCTGGCTGTGTATACCAAGGAGGAACGCTCTAGCTTCTTCTCTATTAGTTGAATCAAAACTTCAAGATGCATCAAAGGCACAACGGATAATTGTTCAGATTGTGTCACGtcttaattaatttaatatcttAAATCGACCAATTAGTTTAAAAGCATATcgagtaaatattgtaaataacaACAGTTAGTTTTGCAACTGCGTTCACCAGAACCGCATCGCTGTACTGCAGTCGCTCAAATGCATTCTACCAGAAACACAGAATAAATGCAAAGCATGACATTACACATTATGTGTCAGTGGCGAAAAACATTCTATTaaggtttttttctcttaaagcAGCTACTGATAATCAATTAAATGGGCGGGGACTTACTTTTTTGATGCTTTTGATGGTGTCGTTTGGAGACACAGGGAATTTGAGGAAGATCCCAGTAGGCAGCAGGAAGTCCATCACTATCTCCTGGACCCCCTCCTTCTCCCATTCCTCCTGCATCCCATACTTCCCTGGGGGCATGGTGACGGCCTCTCATTTACCGtcagctcctctgctgctcacCGGAACACAAGCCGGCCGTCcgcacagaggaaacacaggcAGGGTTAATATGTCTACtattaacaaatgtttctgtgctgcgtgtttgttgtttgttcctAAAACCCTAAATGATCTCTTTTACAAGGTTGTTTATGGGGATCACAAAGCACATGCACAGTGTGTATGACATGAATGAAAGACACACGCTATGAACAGTAGCTTGTTTCGACCAGAtcccttcctccacctcctcaatGTTTAATGCATATGTATGAATTgcaatataaatagtaaagcgAGGTGATTGTATTGAGaatttttgtgtgtgcttttggaGTGCTATCATTTATAATCAACAGTCTAATACCTTTAGTACTTAACTCATACATCTCAACCTTAACAGACAGAATGTTCTGTctgtaaccctaaccccaaaAAGGGGTGAAATAAGGTGAAGACATACGACGGAGGAAACTCAACCCACTGAATCATACACACTACAAACCATACAGATGATTTGGATTATATGTCCTGCGTCCTGTATATCTATTCAGTTGACTttgcagacagaaaaacattgtattttgaGTGTGATTTCCAATAGTTTGCCATAAAGTAATACTACACTATTGATTTTCGTAAGAGGAAACTTCCCTTGCATGTGCTGAATTGCCTGTATCTTAAAGCCAGATGTAGGCTGATGTTCgcctttatataatatatattttaatgtgtatatccacagtatatattttttatatatatatatatatatatatatatatatatatatatatatatatatatatatatatggatattttaagatgtatataaaaacattgttaaataaGCGACgggaaagaaaacaataggTAACCTAACGTAATATTTAAAGTGATATTTAACGTGATGTTTAGCTGTTTGAGTAAAACGTGTCTTGTACAAAATATCAGAGCCTTTCCAATCTTCCAAACACTTGCCTGTCAGCTCTACGCGCCGGTTATCTCTCCATGTTTTAATTCCAGCGAAGATGGAGGCTGTAACATCACCGTGACATGTCTCGCTCGGGCGGCTGCGGTCTGCGGATGTACCCGTGAAGTTGACTCGAGGTGAGGCGTCTTAGATCCAGCTCCGACGCACGACGCGCTCGCACGCGGCTCATGTGAGGAGGCGAAGTGTTTCCCCTGCGTCGGTCAAGTGCGCCGTCATTCATGCAGTGATGGTGTTGTGATGGTGTTGTGATGGTGTTGCACTGACCCGCACCGAGCGGCTGCGCTCTGCCTCTCCAGCTCCCTGCGGGCCAAGGGACCGTCCACCAAAACTTTAGTTCGCGCTAAGTGAAagtaaatgtctctctctctctctctctctctctctctctctctctctctctctctctctctctctctgtgtgtgtctaactCCCGCCCTCCATCACTGTTTGTTCTGCCAGGTCAAGCTTCTCTAATTTGACAATGATAAGCTttaacattgtattttattaattcatttatgtatttattcatctttaccTCGCAAAGTTCAACACAGCAGTTCAACCAACTGGTGATAGTTTATCTGTATGTGATAGTTACCTGAGTATCTTTGGGTTTCAGACAGCAGTGTAGGAAGTGTTAAGATCctgtgagtgaaaaaaaaatctctccaaGTAAAAGTTATtatgtaatacatttttgcattattattactgatacatttatgtaatgcaatgtactgctgtactgTCGAGGTGGAACTTTAATTTGAATCtattcacaaacacatctaAAATATTGATTCATATTCTATAGGgtcatcatattttttgtatgtaaaatctttATAGCTGGATAGATATATGTAGAATATTTAAGTAAAGTACTTCCATTTGAAATACACAAGTATAAAGTGGCATCAAATAGAATAACTCAAGCAAAGTACAATTACCTCACATTTTAAGAAAAGCACTTGAGTTAAGATTCCTCCACTGTATTTGGACTGTTGTTTggataaaacaagcaatttgaggGCATCACTTTGGACACTGGGAAATTAGAATCAGACTTGTCactaaatatactgtatacacaaaatgattaatagattaatcaagaaaaaaacagtttattaatgaataattaaatcattttttttcttacagcaCTAATCTTGTGTTGTCACTTTATTCTTAATTTAAGGACATCATGCTCATTGTCATCagattaatatatgatgtatCACCATTGCGAGGTTTACAAGATTAACACACCCTAATGTGTCCCAAAATAGACCAGCGGTGTCTCCTAGTTTTCAACATTCTTGCAACTAGTGTCCCTTTAGAAAGTCCAGCCCTCTGTAACATGACTGTTTTTATATCAATAAAAGGAGTTTGAATTGTGCAACCTCTTGTGCATGTTAGAATATGCAACCAATTATAAAAGCgagagagattaaaaaaagaaaaaatatatatatttgatttatattgtgTCTGACAAATGTTACATGCAGGTCCATATAGATGTATAAAATCCAAACTGTAAATTTGTTAGATATATGAATAATGCTATTTTGTgaaaaattaaactttaaaataacaaaatggtTTGTGAGTCACCCCTAGCGTTGATAGTTAACCTCTGTGAACTTTACTTTAATGCCAGCCTTCATTTATTTGGAGTTTTCAAGGGGTGGATGTCTTTAATACAACTAAAACTCTTTGATGGGAAACCTGCCTTCCTTTTTCATATATCCATGTGATAACTATAAGATCAGTGACAATTTAAGTTTTGCAGCAAATAGCGAGCAATGACACTACTGTCATGGAAGTGGAACATAAACCACAGTTATACTACCGTAGAAAGGGGAAATGCAGGGACCGACATCAACAGCATGACATTACAACTATCCACTCTCACCTATTTGAGGCACTAAGTACAGAACTCATTGACTTGAAATCTACGCCAGAGCAAGACACAGTAAATAAAAGCATGCGTAATATTTGTCAGTTTGGTTAGCAGGTGTTTATCCTTCATGTGAACACTAGACTCTTGGTGGTCTAGTAGCTCTggtaaaaacaggaagtgattgtACAGAAGAGAAACTTTTAGCCCGAGCTGCAGACTGAAAGTATCAACCAGCTGCTTCCCACCCTTCAGTCAGTGAACTTTTGTCAACAATAAAACCATGTCAGTAAACAAGTTTTGTCAGTTAAAAATGTGAACTCTTGTTCTACTTGTTTTGATAGGAACTCTGAAACCACAATACTGCATTTGTAAGGGTCACAGAGCTCAGAAACTTTGTGCTAGAGATTTAAAAGAAACTGCAGATAGAACTGCAATAAACACAGCTTAACAGGAACAAGCATATTAATAGGTCAGTAATGTGATATTTATATGTGTGACCTGTTTACTGTCTTTTGTCTTAACCGCACTGCTGTGGGGGGATTCCTGGATTAGCAGTGGTCTGGCCCTAAGGCTTGAAGAAAATGTGCTTTCTTCTGTttataacaaaaatgaatgcaatacTTTTCTTCTGATCATCATTTAAAAGTAAGGGCTTGAAAATGATCCACGATTGGAAAACACTGGAGCTGACAGATCATTTTTAGACCGTCATAAGCGCTGACTCGCATTCCCTAAATCCATGCTGAAATGTATCAGCATTTTTCATCTAGCACcgtcatcaggtcaaaattctgttttgtttttagactTAATAATTGTGTCGTTTATCTGAATCCACAGAAGTCGTTTAATTGTCCTTGTTTGGTCAACAATGCACTTTTAGTTGTTCTCTCATTAACTATGTCAAATTCAGTCCATTATTGCAAcagaaaagttttatttttccaggTTCCAATTCAATGTAAGCTCAATGATGCAAACTTTCAGTTTAACAAACCAGCCATAAGAATGAAATGTTCAACGgcactttattaaaagtatGGGTCCAGATGAAACAAGCCAATGCTGTACcttacattcacacagacaaaTCAGCTgttgcaaacaaacatttgcaaCGCTGAACACAGTTTAGGAACAAACATTTGCGAGAGAACCTAGATATATACTTCTTGTAAAAGAGTCTGAAAAGAACAACCTCTGATTCGACATAAAACTGGTGTGAagtccagaaaaaaaaccacaatataCTTTCATTGCACTGTACATAATAATTCAAAAAAGAAttattttaactgaaaaaaatgttttctcattCATGAAATTCAATACGGTTGAAAGAACAATTACATTTCAACGTACACATGATCTGATGAATGGACCTTCTTCagcaaagcaaataaacatTCGGCAGGTAACACATCTAGTACCAATTTACAAGTCGGTATACAGTATGTCGAATGGTTacaatactttaaaaaatatattattaattgtaAGGTTGTCTAGACAGTTTTCTTAACTTAGACAATTCCCAGTGATTTGGAGGTCTTTCAGTAGCAAGTTTGGTTTTCTCAGAAacttaacattaa
The sequence above is a segment of the Anoplopoma fimbria isolate UVic2021 breed Golden Eagle Sablefish chromosome 12, Afim_UVic_2022, whole genome shotgun sequence genome. Coding sequences within it:
- the pik3cd gene encoding phosphatidylinositol 4,5-bisphosphate 3-kinase catalytic subunit delta isoform, whose protein sequence is MPPGKYGMQEEWEKEGVQEIVMDFLLPTGIFLKFPVSPNDTIKSIKKMVWKNASSEALFSALGDPDAYVFTCINQTAEREELEEESRRINDVRPFMCVLRLVAREGDRVEKLTNTQISLLIGKGLHEFEAQKNHEVNEFRTKMRTFCEEKAQERQMLPWQQWMEYSFPCDLEPCCSPPECRSVKSKNTKKIFINVKFEACEESFMLQQDPQDLPVALMKSALKKKATVFRSLRQEPEDYTLQVNGRWEFMYGKHPMSQFKYIFSCLRNGQNPYLTMVHHSTIRKYQEEQGRMCSQVYKSRSLSRPPPLPLKKQNTSSLWSINEPFYIHLLQGSRVNAGEGMKLVVQAGLFHGSELLCKVVTTSEVTVCSEPLWDQKLEFDINVADLPRMSRLCFALYAVIEKAKKPRGTKKKNKKADCPIAWVNTMVFDYKDQLKTGEFLLSTWPSVPDKSDLLNPMGTVEKNPNVDSAAGLLIRFPNIRPHPLYYPPLEKVSGDVEQNGDAAIATKEEYMKLKEVMDNKNSTEFFEDEKELLWKLRTVVRDHYHESLSKLLLITKWSRREDVVLMVSLLGNWRDLPAIHALELLDYSFPDPAVRSFTIRCLRKLSDDELLQYLIQLVQVLKYESYLDCDLTTFLLERALSNWRIGHFLFWHLRSEIHVASVSLRFGLILEAYCRGNIHHIRLLTKQNEALGKMKALSDFVKSGSQKTTADDLKLCIRQESYLEALSDLLSPLNPSIILAEICADKCRFMDSKMKPLWLMYNPRAQEDMVGIIFKNGDDLRQDMLTLQMIQLMENLWKKEGLDLRMIPYGCLSTGNKMGLIEVVKNSDTIANIQRNSSNSAATAAFNKDALLNWLKSKNPEDKLDPAIEEFTLSCAGYCVATYVLGIGDRHNDNIMIRETGQLFHIDFGHFLGNFKRKLGINRERVPFILTYDFVHVIQQGRTNNSEKFERFREYCERAYKILCRNGMLFVNLFAMMKAAGLPELTSFKDIQYLKDSLALGKSEEEALKNFKVKFNEALRESWKTKVNWMMHSLAKDNRP